TGGCTTCACCCCACCAAGCTAGGGTTtcttatgattgagtccatTATTAGATGAAACAATGGCAGATGACCAATTGGCATTAACGACCGATGCCATCAACCTcttttctccctccctccctgcctctccttctctctccttctccttctctccctccctctcctatGTCGGTACACCTCAGAACGGCATGGACAGATCCACACCATACCGTGCCAATCGTCGACCAGTACGAGTCTCGTTAGTTGAAGGTATCTTCGATTTTCTAAAGAACAATATTCTATTTGTTATTTATATTATTGTTAAATATTTGCTTCGTTATGTTATATATCTTAAAATTTTAGTTTGTTTAATGTTGTATGTGGTATTCTTTGGTTTGCATggtaaaaaggaaaaagatgatTTTTGTAGTTTTATCggccttaacttatccaaactgCCCTATCTAACTCTAGGCAACAAACGTCAAACGACAAGGTGGTTCGGGGTACCCCGACCCATGCACCCCAAGGCAGCTATGGGGACGGGTATGTGATTCGCAGTGCAAGTGCAGGTAATGGCATACCGACCTTGGTTTCATCCATATGTGCATACTCACAAGCTTTCTATTCTAATGTCGAATTCTCTTAAAAGGTCATATCAGATGTTCATTTGCAAGCATATTTGTCTTTCCATCAAACACAAGTTTAAGGTGCGAAGGCTACCGTACTGGCAAACTCTTGTAAACTATTTATAAAACTTACTGGGTCCATAAAAAGCGATCAAATATAACTCGATTAGGATCTTATGATCATGGCGATGATGTTCGCAATTCGGCACAACCGAAACCCTAGTCGAAGAACTCTGGATTACATATACTTCAACCTGCCATCTTCTTAGGGTCAGGCAACTACAGCCAAGGAGTCTATGAGAGAGAAGCTCCCTATTTGCTTTTCCTCCCTCCCATTAATTCGGCAGCTAATAGAGGGTTAAATTTACAAGAAGATCGATCCTACCACAGCTCAGGAGCAAGGATTGGCATGTGCACTGATGAAGGGGGGGCTGTTCGAGCTCAAACAGGGGAGAAGGCGAGGTGGAACAACATCTTTCAAGCTGAACCAAGGGAGTATTCAGCCCTCTGCATGAAGTTCGCTTGTACCtatctcttctcctcttctctcctctctatTCATTGTTTTCCTTTCCTACTGTTGTCTCCTCACTCCTTACCTTCCTCTCCCTTCTTTGTATCAGTTTCCCTAGCACCATTTTCCTTAAAAAAGATTTAGGAAATCTTTAGAATGCTTCCCTAGATTCTTGTGTTTTCAGCCCTCTGCATGAAGTTCGCTTGTACCtatctcttctcctcttctctcctctctatTCATTGTTTTCCTTTCCTACTGTTGTCTCGTCACTCCTTACCTTCCTCTCCCTTCTTTGTATCAGTTTCCCTAGCACCATTTTCCTTAAAAAAGATTTAGGAAATCTTTAGAATGCTTCCCTAGATTCTTGTGTTTTCAAGCACAATCATCAAGGTCATTAGTCGTTTTGGCACCCATCACTTGTGTCAAAATCATAATCATCACTGGATTTTTCAAAATTAGTGGTAAAGGTGTATGACTGATTAGCTAGCATGACTATCATGGATCCATCTCACTAAACCATGCACAGCAAGTCTCCTCAATATATAGAACCTAGTAATTTGGATCAAGCCTGATTAGCCTGACTGTAGAGTTAATGTTGCCAAGCCAATGAACCATTAAGAGAACTAGATCTTCATGATGCATGTGTTAAAACATTCTATATAGATGTTAAATATAGTGCCTACTTACTCAATGCAGACTGCTTTGTCCAGCCACAAAGACAATTCATGAGGGATTACCCCTTTATTTCCGTCTCTAGGAAAGTTTTCATCAAGCATCTAAGAGATACATTCATGAACAGGCACATAGATATAACTTCCAATCGTACTTTAAAGACTGCACAAGAGCAAATTACAAACTTCAACCTTCACAACAATCAAGAGGATATATATCCAGCTGGGGAATTTCTCTCCACAGTAGAGAGCTGGAATTTGGCTTTACACCACACAAATTTAAAGACCACGGACCTGAAGCCATGAAACATGCACACAAGGTAGACTGCAGACATCTCTAACGCTTTCGCATAGCAAGAGCAGATATCACAACCAGGACCATTAAGAGGACTACTGCCACAAATGAGACCACAACAGCACCACTAATTTGTTGGCAAAAACCATCAAACCGTAGGCAGATGGCAACCCAGTTCGCTTTCTCACTACCACTGTGAGCCAAAGCCACTATTGCTGCAGCTGCTGAGGCTGCAGCGGCCGTCAGGGCTACCATTACCTGCATTTGTTAGGAAAAAACAACACAACGATAAGCTGCAAGCCTTATCAAATCTACGTAAATATTTCATCATTTGATTTATCCATAACTCGAGGGGCTAATACATATATAAGCAAAATTCTCAAGCACCTTGTAGAATGAGCTGTTTAAGAATTGATGACATGCAGGTTGAGACTTACAGTGTCAGAGATGAGGAGCAAAAGCCATGGACCTACTGCTTGTGGTCGACAAATGGTGATGATGGAGAGCGGAAGGGAGAATACAAGGTGGCCTGCTGCTATCGCATTCCCCACCACGAAGAACCTGAAACACACCCTTGTCAAGCAGCTGAGCTGTGTCTaatattaatcatttattagcTGAGCTCTATCTGTTAACATTGATAACCATTAGTTCATTACTCTGGGTAATCTTTTGTCTATGATACGGTCTAAATTCTGAGAGTTGTCAAAGTTTTCTTTATATTGCATGGCTTTAAACTCAAATGTAAGCATCTCGTTCAAGTGCGTCATACTAAATGAAATTGATACTAACAGTAAGGCTGGGAGATCGGAGAACTCAGCATGGAACTGATAGTAGTGAGTGAAGAAAGGAAGGGTCTCGTCAGTAGTTCCCATGACAATTGCGGCAGTAAGAGCAGCACCAAAAGCAAAGATCCTCAGAATGAAGCCGAAGAAAGCCAGGCCTCTCTTCCATCCTGCGCCATCCTTCGTCCTCCTAAAAATGGCAAAACGAGCTTTTTGTGCAGGTGCAGGGGGCGCAGAAGGGGCAGCAGGAGCTCTCGCCGCGGCATCGGCGCTCGGTTCCCCGATGGTGATCGCAGTCGAAGGGGCAGCTGCACCGCCGCTCATGTTGAGAATTTGCTTAGGTGGTAATGGATGAGAAATTGTGGGAGAAGGATGCTGTGTTGAGAACTGGTTCAGGCTGTGATTGAAGTGTCTGAATGGGTGGGTTATTTATAGAAGAGTATAAGAGGAACCAACAACTCATAAGTGTTGGTTCAGGGAATAGCTTACTTTAGAGTTATGTGAAGAAGTTGGAGGTGGTGGTGCAGTTTAGGGGAGCAGGAATGAGTAGCAGTTGTCAACTACCATCCACTAATGAAGTTCCAAATTTTTTGTGTTCATGGCCACTTTACAGATATTTACCTGGACACTCACATAAAGGAAAGTGATTTTTCTTTCCACTTACTAATCTGATGCAAGGGAATGAACAGTTTTACCGTAGAAAGATGCTGCATGGACATAAGAAATCGTTGATATCAATAATTTATTG
Above is a genomic segment from Phoenix dactylifera cultivar Barhee BC4 unplaced genomic scaffold, palm_55x_up_171113_PBpolish2nd_filt_p 000026F, whole genome shotgun sequence containing:
- the LOC103718888 gene encoding casparian strip membrane protein 2, whose translation is MSGGAAAPSTAITIGEPSADAAARAPAAPSAPPAPAQKARFAIFRRTKDGAGWKRGLAFFGFILRIFAFGAALTAAIVMGTTDETLPFFTHYYQFHAEFSDLPALLFFVVGNAIAAGHLVFSLPLSIITICRPQAVGPWLLLLISDTVMVALTAAAASAAAAIVALAHSGSEKANWVAICLRFDGFCQQISGAVVVSFVAVVLLMVLVVISALAMRKR